Proteins from a genomic interval of Hornefia porci:
- the ilvB gene encoding biosynthetic-type acetolactate synthase large subunit, with protein MKLTGAQIVAEVLLDHGVDTVFGYPGGAALNIYDELYKYSDRIRHVMTAHEQGASHAADGYARATGRTGVVFSTSGPGATNLVTGIATAYMDSIPMVAITSNVDNSLIGRDAFQEIYIAGITIPITKMNYFVNDVDDLEMTLRNAFRIANSGRKGPVLVDITKDVTAAKTEFTNKPPLPLDPKPSPTKEELAEAVRLINNAEKPVAYIGGGCISSNACEAVNELISRADIPAVHTLMASGIVSYDNELNLGLVGMHGTVAANRAIDQADLIIALGARFSDRVALNTKKWGRRARILQIDIDASEINKNVHIDKCCVGDVKEVLERMLEYVDRAQHYEWHERVCGWRTKERVRRTLNHGMDPKEILETISTMCDDDTIYVTDVGQHQMWAAQYLKFRKPKKFLTSGGLGTMGFGYGAAIGAQMGQPDCRVVHITGDGSFHMNMNEACTAVSENLPVITVIFNNSVLGMVYQWQTIFYGGRYSSTVPHRKTDYVKVAEGFGAHGYRAENIEQLKAAMADAMKQDGPSWIECVIEPEERVLPMIPGGKTVEDIIVE; from the coding sequence ATGAAACTGACAGGGGCACAGATCGTAGCGGAGGTACTGCTGGATCACGGGGTCGATACCGTTTTCGGATACCCGGGAGGAGCGGCTCTGAATATCTACGATGAACTGTATAAATACAGCGACCGCATCAGACACGTGATGACTGCGCACGAGCAGGGCGCTTCCCACGCGGCGGACGGGTATGCCAGAGCGACGGGCAGAACGGGCGTGGTTTTCTCCACCAGCGGTCCCGGCGCGACGAATCTGGTGACCGGCATCGCCACTGCGTACATGGACAGCATTCCGATGGTGGCGATCACATCGAACGTGGACAACAGTCTGATCGGCCGCGACGCTTTTCAGGAGATTTATATCGCGGGAATCACCATTCCGATTACGAAGATGAATTATTTCGTGAACGACGTGGATGATCTGGAGATGACTCTCCGCAACGCGTTCCGTATCGCGAACAGCGGAAGAAAAGGGCCGGTGCTGGTAGACATCACCAAGGATGTGACGGCTGCAAAAACGGAGTTTACCAATAAGCCGCCGCTGCCTCTGGATCCGAAGCCCTCTCCTACAAAGGAAGAACTGGCGGAGGCGGTCCGGCTGATTAACAACGCAGAGAAGCCGGTAGCGTACATCGGGGGAGGCTGTATTTCCTCCAACGCCTGTGAGGCGGTGAATGAGCTGATTTCCAGAGCGGACATTCCCGCGGTGCATACGCTGATGGCGTCCGGAATCGTCAGCTACGACAACGAACTCAATCTGGGCCTTGTGGGAATGCACGGCACGGTAGCCGCGAACCGGGCCATTGATCAGGCCGATCTGATTATCGCGCTCGGCGCGCGGTTCAGCGACCGGGTGGCTCTGAACACTAAGAAATGGGGAAGAAGAGCGCGGATTCTGCAGATTGATATCGACGCCAGCGAAATTAACAAAAATGTTCATATTGATAAGTGCTGTGTCGGCGATGTGAAGGAGGTCCTCGAACGGATGCTGGAATATGTGGACAGGGCGCAGCATTACGAATGGCATGAGCGTGTCTGCGGATGGCGGACCAAGGAGCGTGTCAGGAGAACGCTGAATCACGGGATGGATCCGAAGGAGATTCTGGAGACCATCAGCACCATGTGTGACGACGACACCATTTATGTGACTGATGTCGGTCAGCATCAGATGTGGGCGGCGCAGTATCTGAAGTTCCGCAAACCGAAAAAGTTCCTGACCAGCGGGGGTCTGGGAACGATGGGCTTCGGCTACGGCGCGGCGATCGGCGCGCAGATGGGACAGCCGGACTGCCGGGTGGTGCACATCACCGGCGACGGTTCGTTCCACATGAACATGAACGAGGCCTGCACGGCGGTCAGCGAGAATCTGCCTGTGATCACGGTAATCTTCAACAACAGCGTGCTGGGCATGGTTTACCAGTGGCAGACGATTTTCTACGGCGGACGTTACTCCAGTACGGTGCCGCACCGAAAGACGGATTACGTCAAGGTGGCGGAGGGCTTCGGCGCTCACGGCTATCGGGCAGAGAACATCGAACAGCTGAAGGCGGCCATGGCGGATGCGATGAAGCAGGACGGACCATCCTGGATCGAGTGTGTGATCGAGCCGGAGGAACGGGTGCTTCCCATGATTCCGGGCGGCAAGACTGTGGAAGATATCATCGTGGAATAG
- the ilvN gene encoding acetolactate synthase small subunit, producing MAKEMKKKIVSVLVDNLPNVMTRVASVLGRRGFNIDTITVSSTGNPDITRITMVFNVEEEVADQIVAQIAKMEVVKSVSVLNREKTLYRELLLVKVNAMPDQRDSIKNIVEVYRGSIINLTTTSLVIEVTGSPEKLDGFMDLMDEFDVVDFCRSGVTAVERNLQTDHGLE from the coding sequence ATGGCAAAGGAAATGAAAAAGAAAATCGTCAGCGTTCTCGTGGATAATCTGCCGAATGTCATGACGAGAGTCGCCAGCGTTCTGGGAAGACGCGGCTTTAATATCGATACGATTACGGTATCCTCCACGGGGAATCCGGACATCACGCGGATTACCATGGTGTTCAACGTGGAAGAGGAGGTCGCAGATCAGATTGTCGCGCAGATTGCCAAGATGGAAGTGGTGAAGTCGGTGTCTGTGCTGAACCGGGAGAAAACCCTGTACCGCGAGCTCCTTCTGGTCAAGGTGAACGCGATGCCGGATCAGCGGGATTCGATTAAGAATATCGTCGAGGTTTACCGCGGCAGCATCATCAATCTGACCACCACATCGCTGGTTATCGAGGTCACGGGGTCGCCGGAAAAACTGGACGGCTTCATGGATCTGATGGACGAGTTCGATGTCGTGGACTTCTGCAGAAGCGGCGTGACCGCCGTGGAGCGGAATCTGCAGACCGACCACGGTCTGGAATAG
- the ilvC gene encoding ketol-acid reductoisomerase, whose amino-acid sequence MITKYYDADCNFSVLEGKTIAIIGFGSQGHAHAMNLTESGAKVVVGLRPGSKHEKKAKDFGLEVMDIEDAAEAGDIVMILTPDEMQADIYAEKIAPHMHAGNALAFAHGFNIHFQQIVPPADVDVIMIAPKGPGHIVREQYTQGSGVPSLIAVYQDASGKAKDIALAYASGIGAGRSGIIETTFREETETDLFGEQAVLCGGVCELMKAGWETLVEAGYAPEMAYFECIHEMKMIIDLIYAKGFDMMRYSISNTAEYGDYITGPKIITKESREGMKQVLSDIQDGTFASNFIKEFKAGGKANFLAMRKIQAEHPVNEVGRDLRSMMSWLQ is encoded by the coding sequence ATGATAACGAAGTATTATGACGCAGATTGCAACTTTAGTGTTTTAGAAGGAAAGACCATTGCGATCATCGGATTCGGAAGCCAGGGTCACGCCCACGCGATGAATCTGACCGAGAGCGGAGCAAAGGTTGTCGTCGGCCTGAGACCGGGCTCCAAGCATGAGAAAAAGGCGAAGGATTTCGGACTGGAGGTCATGGACATCGAGGATGCGGCGGAGGCCGGAGACATCGTCATGATTCTGACGCCGGACGAGATGCAGGCGGACATCTACGCAGAGAAAATCGCGCCGCATATGCACGCCGGAAACGCGCTGGCGTTCGCACATGGCTTCAATATTCATTTCCAGCAGATCGTTCCTCCCGCAGATGTGGACGTTATCATGATTGCGCCGAAGGGCCCCGGACACATTGTAAGAGAGCAGTATACGCAGGGTTCCGGCGTTCCGTCCCTGATTGCGGTTTATCAGGACGCTTCCGGCAAGGCGAAGGATATCGCACTGGCGTACGCTTCCGGAATCGGTGCGGGCAGATCCGGAATCATTGAGACGACATTCAGAGAAGAGACGGAAACCGACCTGTTCGGTGAGCAGGCAGTCCTCTGCGGCGGCGTCTGCGAGCTGATGAAGGCCGGCTGGGAGACACTGGTCGAGGCCGGATATGCTCCGGAAATGGCGTATTTCGAGTGCATCCACGAGATGAAGATGATCATCGACCTGATCTATGCGAAGGGCTTCGACATGATGAGATACTCCATCTCCAACACCGCGGAATACGGCGATTACATCACCGGACCGAAGATCATCACGAAGGAGTCCAGAGAAGGCATGAAGCAGGTGCTGTCTGATATTCAGGACGGAACCTTCGCTTCCAACTTCATCAAGGAATTCAAGGCCGGCGGCAAGGCGAACTTCCTGGCAATGAGAAAGATCCAGGCTGAGCATCCGGTCAACGAGGTCGGCAGAGACCTGCGCTCCATGATGAGCTGGCTGCAGTAG